Proteins encoded within one genomic window of Arachis ipaensis cultivar K30076 chromosome B08, Araip1.1, whole genome shotgun sequence:
- the LOC107613547 gene encoding homeobox-leucine zipper protein HDG2 isoform X2, whose amino-acid sequence MPAGIMIPARNMMSSMIGRTNNGNSLGGGFGSSSSSGLSLGQIENHNKGSETHHQRSMDMFQANMMEGGQLHHHGLEMGQNTPESDVPRIREDEFDSATKSGSENQEGGASGEDQDPRPNKKKRYHRHTQHQIQEMEAFFKECPHPDDKQRKELSRELGLEPLQVKFWFQNKRTQMKTQHERHENTQLRTENEKLRADNMRYREALSNASCPNCGGPTAIGEMSFDEHHLRLENARLREEIDRISAIAAKYVGKPVVNYPLLSSSSVPARPLELGIGGFGGQAGMGGGDMYGGGGAGDLLRPISGPTEADKPMIIELAVAAMEELIGMAQMGEPLWLTTLDGATTVLNEDEYVRSFPRGIGPKPNGFKCEASRETAVVIMNHVNLVEILMDVNQWSTVFSGIVSRAVTLEVLSTGVAGNYNGALQVMTAELQVPSPLVPTRESYFVRYCKQHADGTWAVVDVSLDNLRPSPSARCRRRPSGCLIQEMPNGYSKVIWVEHVEVDDRGVHSLYKQLVSSGHAFGAKRWIATLDRQCERLASAMATNIPTVDVGVITNQEGRKSMLKLAERMVISFCAGVSASTAHTWTTLSGTGADDVRVMTRKSVDDPGRPPGIVLSAATSFWLPVPPKRVFEFLRDENSRSEWDILSNGGVVQEMAHIANGRDTGNCVSLLRVNSANSSQSNMLILQESCTDSTGSFVIYAPVDIVAMNVVLNGGDPDYVALLPSGFAILPDGTTPDGGSEAGGHGGSLLTVAFQILVDSVPTAKLSLGSVATVNNLIACTVERIKASLSGEAPS is encoded by the exons ATGCCAGCCGGTATTATGATTCCGGCGAGAAACATGATGTCATCGATGATCGGAAGGACCAACAATGGAAACAGCCTTGGGGGTGGGTTTGGATCTTCGTCTTCCTCTGGACTCTCTCTTGGCCAG ATTGAGAACCACAACAAGGGTTCAGAGACACATCACCAAAGATCCATGGATATGTTTCAAGCCAACATGATGGAAGGTGGTCAATTGCACCACCACGGCCtcgagatgggtcagaacacgcCGGAGAGCGACGTTCCTAGAATCCGAGAGGACGAGTTCGACAGCGCCACCAAGTCCGGCAGCGAGAACCAAGAAGGTGGCGCCTCCGGCGAGGACCAAGACCCCCGCCCTAACAAGAAGAAGCGTTACCACCGCCACACCCAGCACCAGATCCAGGAAATGGAAGC ATTCTTTAAGGAGTGTCCGCACCCAGATGACAAGCAAAGGAAGGAACTGAGCCGTGAGTTAGGGTTAGAGCCATTGCAAGTGAAGTTTTGGTTCCAGAACAAGCGCACTCAAATGAAG ACGCAACATGAGAGGCACGAGAACACGCAGTTAAGGACAGAGAACGAGAAGCTGAGAGCGGATAACATGAGGTATAGGGAGGCTCTTAGCAATGCCTCTTGCCCCAACTGTGGTGGACCAACCGCCATTGGAGAAATGTCTTTTGATGAACATCACTTGAGGCTTGAAAATGCCAGGCTAAGGGAAGAG ATTGATCGGATTTCTGCCATTGCTGCAAAGTACGTGGGGAAGCCAGTGGTGAACTACCCACTCCTTTCGTCATCCTCAGTTCCAGCACGTCCGCTAGAACTCGGCATTGGTGGTTTCGGTGGGCAAGCGGGCATGGGTGGCGGCGACATGTACGGAGGAGGTGGAGCCGGAGATCTTCTGAGGCCAATAAGTGGGCCCACTGAAGCAGACAAGCCAATGATAATAGAGCTGGCCGTAGCGGCCATGGAGGAGCTGATTGGAATGGCACAGATGGGTGAGCCTCTTTGGTTGACCACACTTGATGGTGCCACCACTGTGCTTAACGAGGATGAATATGTTAGATCTTTCCCCCGTGGAATCGGACCCAAACCTAATGGATTCAAATGTGAGGCTTCACGAGAAACCGCTGTTGTCATCATGAACCATGTGAACCTTGTTGAGATTCTCATGGATGTG AACCAATGGTCGACAGTTTTCTCTGGAATAGTTTCAAGAGCGGTGACTCTAGAAGTTCTATCAACAGGGGTAGCAGGAAACTATAACGGTGCCTTGCAAGtg ATGACGGCGGAGTTACAAGTGCCTTCGCCGCTGGTGCCAACAAGAGAGAGCTATTTCGTAAGGTATTGTAAGCAGCACGCGGACGGCACGTGGGCAGTGGTGGACGTGTCGTTGGACAATTTGCGGCCTAGTCCTTCGGCCAGGTGCAGGAGAAGGCCTTCTGGTTGCTTGATTCAAGAAATGCCCAACGGCTATTCCAAGGTCATATGGGTTGAGCACGTTGAAGTTGATGACAGAGGCGTTCATAGTCTCTATAAGCAGCTTGTTAGCTCTGGTCACGCCTTCGGTGCCAAACGCTGGATTGCAACCTTGGATCGCCAGTGTGAAAGGCTCGCTAGTGCCATGGCCACTAACATTCCCACCGTTGATGTTGGAG TGATAACAAACCAAGAAGGGAGGAAGAGCATGCTGAAACTGGCGGAGAGAATGGTGATAAGCTTTTGTGCTGGGGTGAGTGCTTCAACGGCGCACACGTGGACAACGCTTTCTGGAACGGGTGCGGATGACGTCAGAGTCATGACACGTAAGAGTGTGGATGACCCTGGAAGGCCACCTGGCATTGTTCTCAGTGCTGCTACTTCTTTCTGGCTCCCAGTCCCTCCTAAAAGGGTCTTTGAATTCCTCCGTGACGAGAATTCCAGAAGCGAG TGGGACATCCTTTCCAATGGTGGAGTTGTTCAAGAAATGGCACATATTGCTAATGGAAGAGATACTGGAAATTGTGTCTCTCTCCTTCGAGTCAAT AGTGCGAATTCAAGCCAGAGTAACATGTTGATATTGCAAGAGAGTTGCACGGATTCAACTGGGTCATTTGTGATCTATGCCCCAGTGGACATTGTTGCCATGAATGTGGTTCTGAATGGAGGAGATCCTGACTATGTGGCGCTTCTTCCTTCTGGCTTCGCTATTCTTCCGGACGGGACAACGCCCGACGGAGGTAGCGAAGCCGGTGGACATGGTGGTTCTCTCTTAACCGTTGCGTTTCAAATACTGGTTGATTCCGTTCCAACCGCCAAGCTGTCTCTTGGTTCTGTTGCCACTGTTAACAACCTTATTGCTTGCACTGTTGAGAGAATTAAGGCTTCTTTATCTGGAGAAGCTCCTTCATAA
- the LOC107613547 gene encoding homeobox-leucine zipper protein HDG2 isoform X3 yields the protein MDMFQANMMEGGQLHHHGLEMGQNTPESDVPRIREDEFDSATKSGSENQEGGASGEDQDPRPNKKKRYHRHTQHQIQEMEAFFKECPHPDDKQRKELSRELGLEPLQVKFWFQNKRTQMKTQHERHENTQLRTENEKLRADNMRYREALSNASCPNCGGPTAIGEMSFDEHHLRLENARLREEIDRISAIAAKYVGKPVVNYPLLSSSSVPARPLELGIGGFGGQAGMGGGDMYGGGGAGDLLRPISGPTEADKPMIIELAVAAMEELIGMAQMGEPLWLTTLDGATTVLNEDEYVRSFPRGIGPKPNGFKCEASRETAVVIMNHVNLVEILMDVLFSFDQNQWSTVFSGIVSRAVTLEVLSTGVAGNYNGALQVMTAELQVPSPLVPTRESYFVRYCKQHADGTWAVVDVSLDNLRPSPSARCRRRPSGCLIQEMPNGYSKVIWVEHVEVDDRGVHSLYKQLVSSGHAFGAKRWIATLDRQCERLASAMATNIPTVDVGVITNQEGRKSMLKLAERMVISFCAGVSASTAHTWTTLSGTGADDVRVMTRKSVDDPGRPPGIVLSAATSFWLPVPPKRVFEFLRDENSRSEWDILSNGGVVQEMAHIANGRDTGNCVSLLRVNSANSSQSNMLILQESCTDSTGSFVIYAPVDIVAMNVVLNGGDPDYVALLPSGFAILPDGTTPDGGSEAGGHGGSLLTVAFQILVDSVPTAKLSLGSVATVNNLIACTVERIKASLSGEAPS from the exons ATGGATATGTTTCAAGCCAACATGATGGAAGGTGGTCAATTGCACCACCACGGCCtcgagatgggtcagaacacgcCGGAGAGCGACGTTCCTAGAATCCGAGAGGACGAGTTCGACAGCGCCACCAAGTCCGGCAGCGAGAACCAAGAAGGTGGCGCCTCCGGCGAGGACCAAGACCCCCGCCCTAACAAGAAGAAGCGTTACCACCGCCACACCCAGCACCAGATCCAGGAAATGGAAGC ATTCTTTAAGGAGTGTCCGCACCCAGATGACAAGCAAAGGAAGGAACTGAGCCGTGAGTTAGGGTTAGAGCCATTGCAAGTGAAGTTTTGGTTCCAGAACAAGCGCACTCAAATGAAG ACGCAACATGAGAGGCACGAGAACACGCAGTTAAGGACAGAGAACGAGAAGCTGAGAGCGGATAACATGAGGTATAGGGAGGCTCTTAGCAATGCCTCTTGCCCCAACTGTGGTGGACCAACCGCCATTGGAGAAATGTCTTTTGATGAACATCACTTGAGGCTTGAAAATGCCAGGCTAAGGGAAGAG ATTGATCGGATTTCTGCCATTGCTGCAAAGTACGTGGGGAAGCCAGTGGTGAACTACCCACTCCTTTCGTCATCCTCAGTTCCAGCACGTCCGCTAGAACTCGGCATTGGTGGTTTCGGTGGGCAAGCGGGCATGGGTGGCGGCGACATGTACGGAGGAGGTGGAGCCGGAGATCTTCTGAGGCCAATAAGTGGGCCCACTGAAGCAGACAAGCCAATGATAATAGAGCTGGCCGTAGCGGCCATGGAGGAGCTGATTGGAATGGCACAGATGGGTGAGCCTCTTTGGTTGACCACACTTGATGGTGCCACCACTGTGCTTAACGAGGATGAATATGTTAGATCTTTCCCCCGTGGAATCGGACCCAAACCTAATGGATTCAAATGTGAGGCTTCACGAGAAACCGCTGTTGTCATCATGAACCATGTGAACCTTGTTGAGATTCTCATGGATGTG ttgTTTTCGTTTGATCAGAACCAATGGTCGACAGTTTTCTCTGGAATAGTTTCAAGAGCGGTGACTCTAGAAGTTCTATCAACAGGGGTAGCAGGAAACTATAACGGTGCCTTGCAAGtg ATGACGGCGGAGTTACAAGTGCCTTCGCCGCTGGTGCCAACAAGAGAGAGCTATTTCGTAAGGTATTGTAAGCAGCACGCGGACGGCACGTGGGCAGTGGTGGACGTGTCGTTGGACAATTTGCGGCCTAGTCCTTCGGCCAGGTGCAGGAGAAGGCCTTCTGGTTGCTTGATTCAAGAAATGCCCAACGGCTATTCCAAGGTCATATGGGTTGAGCACGTTGAAGTTGATGACAGAGGCGTTCATAGTCTCTATAAGCAGCTTGTTAGCTCTGGTCACGCCTTCGGTGCCAAACGCTGGATTGCAACCTTGGATCGCCAGTGTGAAAGGCTCGCTAGTGCCATGGCCACTAACATTCCCACCGTTGATGTTGGAG TGATAACAAACCAAGAAGGGAGGAAGAGCATGCTGAAACTGGCGGAGAGAATGGTGATAAGCTTTTGTGCTGGGGTGAGTGCTTCAACGGCGCACACGTGGACAACGCTTTCTGGAACGGGTGCGGATGACGTCAGAGTCATGACACGTAAGAGTGTGGATGACCCTGGAAGGCCACCTGGCATTGTTCTCAGTGCTGCTACTTCTTTCTGGCTCCCAGTCCCTCCTAAAAGGGTCTTTGAATTCCTCCGTGACGAGAATTCCAGAAGCGAG TGGGACATCCTTTCCAATGGTGGAGTTGTTCAAGAAATGGCACATATTGCTAATGGAAGAGATACTGGAAATTGTGTCTCTCTCCTTCGAGTCAAT AGTGCGAATTCAAGCCAGAGTAACATGTTGATATTGCAAGAGAGTTGCACGGATTCAACTGGGTCATTTGTGATCTATGCCCCAGTGGACATTGTTGCCATGAATGTGGTTCTGAATGGAGGAGATCCTGACTATGTGGCGCTTCTTCCTTCTGGCTTCGCTATTCTTCCGGACGGGACAACGCCCGACGGAGGTAGCGAAGCCGGTGGACATGGTGGTTCTCTCTTAACCGTTGCGTTTCAAATACTGGTTGATTCCGTTCCAACCGCCAAGCTGTCTCTTGGTTCTGTTGCCACTGTTAACAACCTTATTGCTTGCACTGTTGAGAGAATTAAGGCTTCTTTATCTGGAGAAGCTCCTTCATAA
- the LOC107613547 gene encoding homeobox-leucine zipper protein HDG2 isoform X1, with amino-acid sequence MPAGIMIPARNMMSSMIGRTNNGNSLGGGFGSSSSSGLSLGQIENHNKGSETHHQRSMDMFQANMMEGGQLHHHGLEMGQNTPESDVPRIREDEFDSATKSGSENQEGGASGEDQDPRPNKKKRYHRHTQHQIQEMEAFFKECPHPDDKQRKELSRELGLEPLQVKFWFQNKRTQMKTQHERHENTQLRTENEKLRADNMRYREALSNASCPNCGGPTAIGEMSFDEHHLRLENARLREEIDRISAIAAKYVGKPVVNYPLLSSSSVPARPLELGIGGFGGQAGMGGGDMYGGGGAGDLLRPISGPTEADKPMIIELAVAAMEELIGMAQMGEPLWLTTLDGATTVLNEDEYVRSFPRGIGPKPNGFKCEASRETAVVIMNHVNLVEILMDVLFSFDQNQWSTVFSGIVSRAVTLEVLSTGVAGNYNGALQVMTAELQVPSPLVPTRESYFVRYCKQHADGTWAVVDVSLDNLRPSPSARCRRRPSGCLIQEMPNGYSKVIWVEHVEVDDRGVHSLYKQLVSSGHAFGAKRWIATLDRQCERLASAMATNIPTVDVGVITNQEGRKSMLKLAERMVISFCAGVSASTAHTWTTLSGTGADDVRVMTRKSVDDPGRPPGIVLSAATSFWLPVPPKRVFEFLRDENSRSEWDILSNGGVVQEMAHIANGRDTGNCVSLLRVNSANSSQSNMLILQESCTDSTGSFVIYAPVDIVAMNVVLNGGDPDYVALLPSGFAILPDGTTPDGGSEAGGHGGSLLTVAFQILVDSVPTAKLSLGSVATVNNLIACTVERIKASLSGEAPS; translated from the exons ATGCCAGCCGGTATTATGATTCCGGCGAGAAACATGATGTCATCGATGATCGGAAGGACCAACAATGGAAACAGCCTTGGGGGTGGGTTTGGATCTTCGTCTTCCTCTGGACTCTCTCTTGGCCAG ATTGAGAACCACAACAAGGGTTCAGAGACACATCACCAAAGATCCATGGATATGTTTCAAGCCAACATGATGGAAGGTGGTCAATTGCACCACCACGGCCtcgagatgggtcagaacacgcCGGAGAGCGACGTTCCTAGAATCCGAGAGGACGAGTTCGACAGCGCCACCAAGTCCGGCAGCGAGAACCAAGAAGGTGGCGCCTCCGGCGAGGACCAAGACCCCCGCCCTAACAAGAAGAAGCGTTACCACCGCCACACCCAGCACCAGATCCAGGAAATGGAAGC ATTCTTTAAGGAGTGTCCGCACCCAGATGACAAGCAAAGGAAGGAACTGAGCCGTGAGTTAGGGTTAGAGCCATTGCAAGTGAAGTTTTGGTTCCAGAACAAGCGCACTCAAATGAAG ACGCAACATGAGAGGCACGAGAACACGCAGTTAAGGACAGAGAACGAGAAGCTGAGAGCGGATAACATGAGGTATAGGGAGGCTCTTAGCAATGCCTCTTGCCCCAACTGTGGTGGACCAACCGCCATTGGAGAAATGTCTTTTGATGAACATCACTTGAGGCTTGAAAATGCCAGGCTAAGGGAAGAG ATTGATCGGATTTCTGCCATTGCTGCAAAGTACGTGGGGAAGCCAGTGGTGAACTACCCACTCCTTTCGTCATCCTCAGTTCCAGCACGTCCGCTAGAACTCGGCATTGGTGGTTTCGGTGGGCAAGCGGGCATGGGTGGCGGCGACATGTACGGAGGAGGTGGAGCCGGAGATCTTCTGAGGCCAATAAGTGGGCCCACTGAAGCAGACAAGCCAATGATAATAGAGCTGGCCGTAGCGGCCATGGAGGAGCTGATTGGAATGGCACAGATGGGTGAGCCTCTTTGGTTGACCACACTTGATGGTGCCACCACTGTGCTTAACGAGGATGAATATGTTAGATCTTTCCCCCGTGGAATCGGACCCAAACCTAATGGATTCAAATGTGAGGCTTCACGAGAAACCGCTGTTGTCATCATGAACCATGTGAACCTTGTTGAGATTCTCATGGATGTG ttgTTTTCGTTTGATCAGAACCAATGGTCGACAGTTTTCTCTGGAATAGTTTCAAGAGCGGTGACTCTAGAAGTTCTATCAACAGGGGTAGCAGGAAACTATAACGGTGCCTTGCAAGtg ATGACGGCGGAGTTACAAGTGCCTTCGCCGCTGGTGCCAACAAGAGAGAGCTATTTCGTAAGGTATTGTAAGCAGCACGCGGACGGCACGTGGGCAGTGGTGGACGTGTCGTTGGACAATTTGCGGCCTAGTCCTTCGGCCAGGTGCAGGAGAAGGCCTTCTGGTTGCTTGATTCAAGAAATGCCCAACGGCTATTCCAAGGTCATATGGGTTGAGCACGTTGAAGTTGATGACAGAGGCGTTCATAGTCTCTATAAGCAGCTTGTTAGCTCTGGTCACGCCTTCGGTGCCAAACGCTGGATTGCAACCTTGGATCGCCAGTGTGAAAGGCTCGCTAGTGCCATGGCCACTAACATTCCCACCGTTGATGTTGGAG TGATAACAAACCAAGAAGGGAGGAAGAGCATGCTGAAACTGGCGGAGAGAATGGTGATAAGCTTTTGTGCTGGGGTGAGTGCTTCAACGGCGCACACGTGGACAACGCTTTCTGGAACGGGTGCGGATGACGTCAGAGTCATGACACGTAAGAGTGTGGATGACCCTGGAAGGCCACCTGGCATTGTTCTCAGTGCTGCTACTTCTTTCTGGCTCCCAGTCCCTCCTAAAAGGGTCTTTGAATTCCTCCGTGACGAGAATTCCAGAAGCGAG TGGGACATCCTTTCCAATGGTGGAGTTGTTCAAGAAATGGCACATATTGCTAATGGAAGAGATACTGGAAATTGTGTCTCTCTCCTTCGAGTCAAT AGTGCGAATTCAAGCCAGAGTAACATGTTGATATTGCAAGAGAGTTGCACGGATTCAACTGGGTCATTTGTGATCTATGCCCCAGTGGACATTGTTGCCATGAATGTGGTTCTGAATGGAGGAGATCCTGACTATGTGGCGCTTCTTCCTTCTGGCTTCGCTATTCTTCCGGACGGGACAACGCCCGACGGAGGTAGCGAAGCCGGTGGACATGGTGGTTCTCTCTTAACCGTTGCGTTTCAAATACTGGTTGATTCCGTTCCAACCGCCAAGCTGTCTCTTGGTTCTGTTGCCACTGTTAACAACCTTATTGCTTGCACTGTTGAGAGAATTAAGGCTTCTTTATCTGGAGAAGCTCCTTCATAA